One window of the Cuculus canorus isolate bCucCan1 unplaced genomic scaffold, bCucCan1.pri subtelo1, whole genome shotgun sequence genome contains the following:
- the LOC128850890 gene encoding olfactory receptor 14A16-like has protein sequence MSNSSSITQFLLLAFAHTRELQLLHFWLFLGIYLAALLGNGLIFTTIACDHHLHTPMYFFLLNLSVLDLGSISTTVPKSMANSLWDNRNISYTGCVAQIFLYVFFSSADYSLLTIMSYDRYIAICKPLHYGTLLGSRACVHMAAAAWGAGFLYSLLHTANIFSLPLCQGNAVEQFFCEIPQILKLSCSHSDLREVGLLDASACLYFGCFIFIVVSYVQIFRAVLRIPSEQGQHKAFSTCLPHLAVVSLFVSTAGFAYLKPLSTSSPSLDVLVSVLYSVIPPALNPLIYSLRNQQLKDAVWKLITRWFSE, from the coding sequence atgtccaacagcagctccatcacccagttcctcctcctggcattcgcacatacacgggagctgcagctcttgcacttctggctcttcctgggcatctacctggctgccctcctgggcaatgGCCTCATCTTCACCACCAttgcctgtgaccaccacctccacacccccatgtacttcttcctcctcaacctctctgttcttgacctgggatccatctccaccactgtaCCAAAATCcatggccaattccctctgggaCAACAGGAACATTTCCTACACAGGATGTGTTGCCCAGATCTTTCTCTATGTCTTTTTCAGTTCAGCAGATTAttctcttctcaccatcatgtcctacgaccgctacattgccatctgcaaacccctgcactacgggaccctcctgggcagcagagcttgtgtccacatggcagcagctgcctggggcgctgggtttctctattctctgctgcacacggcaaatatattttccctgcccctctgccagggcaatgctgtggaacagttcttctgtgaaatccctcagatcctcaagctctcctgctcacactccgACCTCAGGGAGGTTGGGCTTCTTGACGCTAGTGCCTGTTTATATTttggctgttttattttcattgtggtgtcctatgtgcagatcttcagggcagtgctgaggatcccctcggagcagggacagcacaaagccttttccacgtgccttCCTCACCTGGCTGTGGTCTCCCTCTTTGTCAGCACTGCAGGgtttgcctacctgaagcccctctccacctcctctccatccctggatgttttggtgtcagttctgtactcagtgattcctccagcactgaatcctctcatctacagcttgaggaaccagcagctcaaggatgcagtgtggaaactgataaCTCGATGGTTCTCTGAATGA